The Trueperaceae bacterium genome window below encodes:
- a CDS encoding M23 family metallopeptidase, giving the protein MNLKRIVVLFVLCAVGPYAAAEAYALRTVAPGESLGLIADRYGLSVDDLMVFNGLSSVTIHPGQVLKVPYVDAVGGPAEATASPPPGFRWHVLGEGETLSTVASAYGVSLEAMVGANPDISSLDRLPAGIELLVPPALGLVVTLRPGETLLDVVHRHGVAPEDLVRANELRSPFDVVPGMMLFLPDVHPTEAMARLEKVREEENRYVWPVHGRLTSYFGPRNLGMGTSSFHRGIDVAAPWGTPVVAARSGTVTFAGWSNQGYGNLIKLRHAGHDETWYGHFSSLAVSVGQYVKQGQVIGYVGSTGISTGPHVHFELYEAGRAVDPLSMLR; this is encoded by the coding sequence TTGAACCTGAAGCGTATCGTCGTCCTGTTCGTCTTGTGTGCCGTGGGACCCTACGCCGCCGCCGAGGCCTACGCCCTGCGCACGGTCGCGCCGGGCGAGTCTCTCGGCCTGATCGCCGACCGCTACGGGCTCTCCGTCGACGACCTCATGGTCTTCAACGGCCTGTCCAGCGTCACGATCCACCCCGGCCAGGTGCTGAAGGTCCCCTACGTCGACGCCGTCGGCGGACCAGCCGAGGCCACCGCGTCCCCGCCACCAGGCTTCCGCTGGCACGTGCTGGGAGAGGGCGAGACGCTGAGCACCGTAGCCAGCGCGTACGGGGTCAGCCTCGAGGCGATGGTGGGGGCGAACCCGGACATCTCCTCGCTCGACAGGCTGCCGGCCGGCATCGAGCTGCTCGTGCCGCCCGCGCTCGGCCTCGTCGTCACGCTCCGTCCCGGCGAGACGCTGCTCGACGTCGTCCACCGCCACGGCGTGGCCCCGGAGGACCTGGTGAGGGCGAACGAGCTGCGCTCCCCCTTCGACGTCGTGCCCGGCATGATGCTGTTCCTGCCCGACGTGCACCCCACGGAGGCGATGGCGCGCCTCGAGAAGGTGCGCGAGGAGGAGAACCGCTACGTGTGGCCTGTGCACGGGCGCCTCACCTCCTACTTCGGCCCGCGCAACCTCGGCATGGGCACCTCGAGCTTCCACCGCGGCATCGACGTCGCGGCGCCGTGGGGCACGCCCGTCGTCGCCGCCCGCTCCGGCACCGTCACGTTCGCGGGCTGGTCGAACCAGGGCTACGGCAACCTCATCAAGCTCAGGCACGCCGGCCACGACGAGACGTGGTACGGGCACTTCAGCTCGCTCGCGGTGTCGGTGGGCCAGTACGTGAAGCAGGGCCAGGTGATCGGCTACGTCGGCTCGACCGGCATCTCCACCGGCCCGCACGTGCACTTCGAGCTCTACGAGGCCGGGCGCGCGGTGGACCCGCTGTCGATGCTGCGCTGA
- a CDS encoding DUF512 domain-containing protein: protein MPKVVLSRAEPPPPRVTPARVSAVEPGSPADAAGVRAGWELLTVNGEPIPDVLAYRRELAKGVATLAVRDPESGAEVSFGVEWEEPGLEFDEVIFDGIRLCANHCDFCYVHQMPKGMRKSLYIMDDDFRTSFLYGSFVTLTNLTESDVERILDERLSPLYVSVHTADERKRAELMKWWPTKTPNPEATSIRAMFERLRDIDLYTQLVLVPGRNDGDELDATLEYLASRPNVLSVAAVPVGLTAHRGHLAKIEPYDREGAADVLRRVERWQGRMLAERGTRFVFASDELYLVAGRELPAAEEYEGFPMLENGVGMVRDFLGAETPALPGRLPSPRRVLLATGRLFAPVLEEAVAPLRAVDGLEVEVRALRNHTFGEVTTVAGLLAGRDVLMGVEPGEADLLLLSPNMLKYGTQTMLDDRTLADLERELRMPVAVGGTDLGELYGSVLRGPAGTYLPSFGFSTHAIKEAAKQH from the coding sequence GTGCCGAAGGTCGTCCTCAGCCGCGCAGAGCCGCCGCCGCCCCGCGTCACGCCGGCGCGGGTCAGCGCCGTCGAGCCGGGCTCGCCCGCGGACGCGGCGGGCGTGAGGGCCGGCTGGGAGCTGCTGACCGTCAACGGCGAGCCCATACCCGACGTGCTCGCCTACCGGCGGGAGCTCGCGAAGGGCGTGGCCACCCTAGCGGTGCGCGACCCCGAGAGCGGCGCCGAGGTCAGCTTCGGCGTCGAGTGGGAGGAGCCCGGCCTCGAGTTCGACGAGGTGATCTTCGACGGCATCAGGCTGTGCGCCAACCACTGCGACTTCTGCTACGTCCACCAGATGCCCAAGGGCATGCGCAAGAGCCTCTACATCATGGACGACGACTTCAGGACGAGCTTCCTCTACGGTTCGTTCGTGACGCTCACGAACCTCACGGAGTCCGACGTCGAGCGCATCCTGGACGAGCGCCTCTCGCCCCTCTACGTCTCCGTCCACACCGCCGACGAGCGCAAGCGGGCCGAGCTGATGAAGTGGTGGCCCACGAAGACGCCGAACCCCGAGGCGACGAGCATCCGCGCGATGTTCGAGCGCCTGCGCGACATCGACCTCTACACGCAGCTCGTGCTCGTGCCCGGCCGCAACGACGGCGACGAGCTCGACGCCACCCTCGAGTACCTCGCCTCGCGGCCCAACGTCCTCTCCGTCGCGGCCGTGCCCGTGGGCCTCACCGCGCACCGCGGGCACCTCGCGAAGATCGAGCCGTACGACAGGGAGGGCGCCGCCGACGTGCTGCGCCGCGTCGAGCGCTGGCAGGGGCGCATGCTCGCCGAGCGCGGCACGCGCTTCGTCTTCGCCTCGGACGAGCTCTACCTCGTCGCCGGTCGCGAGCTGCCCGCCGCCGAGGAGTACGAGGGCTTCCCGATGCTCGAGAACGGCGTCGGCATGGTGAGGGACTTCCTCGGCGCGGAGACCCCGGCGCTGCCAGGCCGCCTGCCGTCGCCGCGCCGCGTGCTCCTGGCCACGGGCAGGCTGTTCGCGCCGGTGCTCGAGGAAGCCGTCGCGCCGCTCCGCGCCGTGGACGGGCTCGAGGTCGAGGTGCGGGCGCTGCGCAACCACACGTTCGGCGAGGTCACGACCGTAGCCGGGCTGCTCGCCGGACGCGACGTGCTCATGGGGGTCGAGCCGGGCGAGGCCGACCTGCTGCTGCTGTCGCCGAACATGCTCAAGTACGGCACGCAGACGATGCTCGACGACCGCACGCTCGCCGACCTCGAGCGCGAGCTGCGCATGCCCGTCGCGGTGGGCGGCACCGACCTGGGCGAGCTCTACGGCAGCGTGCTGCGGGGGCCCGCCGGCACCTACCTGCCGTCGTTCGGCTTCTCCACGCACGCGATCAAGGAGGCGGCGAAGCAGCACTGA
- a CDS encoding tRNA pseudouridine(13) synthase TruD has translation MTADAGSAARRELLTFSWERLPFVTADVPGTGGSIRSAPEDFVVEELPLYLPQGDGSHLYLRVEKRGLTTRDLVMALVGAGVDEASVGVAGLKDKHALTTQWLSLPKRHEGAVAALEDLPGVRVLERSYHRNKLGLGHLRGNRFIVTVRGVADGARARAEDALGALARRGAPNWFGPQRFGRFGTNAYDGWRVLRGENVPGGHRLRRFFVSALQSLLFNEVLAARIALGLYETVVAGDWARKHDTGGTFLVEDPAAEAPRAAGLEISATVPLYGRKVKPSPARAGEIEAAALSRLGLAWTDFTSRRGDRRLTRILVEDPSVSADGDAVTLRFTLPKGSYATSVLREVMKVDVDEPSTPADPEGS, from the coding sequence TTGACCGCGGACGCGGGCAGCGCCGCCCGGCGCGAGCTCCTGACCTTCAGCTGGGAGCGGCTCCCCTTCGTCACCGCCGACGTGCCCGGCACCGGCGGCAGCATCAGGTCCGCGCCCGAGGACTTCGTGGTCGAGGAGCTGCCCCTCTACCTGCCGCAGGGAGACGGCTCACACCTCTACCTCAGGGTCGAGAAGCGCGGGCTCACGACGCGCGACCTCGTCATGGCCCTGGTCGGCGCCGGGGTCGACGAGGCGTCGGTGGGCGTGGCCGGCCTGAAGGACAAGCACGCGCTCACGACCCAGTGGCTGAGCCTGCCCAAGCGCCACGAGGGCGCCGTCGCGGCGCTCGAGGACCTGCCCGGCGTGCGCGTGCTCGAGCGCTCCTACCACCGCAACAAGCTGGGCCTGGGGCACCTGCGCGGCAACAGGTTCATCGTCACGGTCAGGGGCGTCGCGGACGGGGCGCGGGCGCGCGCCGAGGACGCCCTGGGGGCCCTCGCCAGGCGCGGCGCGCCCAACTGGTTCGGCCCGCAGCGCTTCGGCCGGTTCGGCACGAACGCCTACGACGGCTGGCGCGTGCTGCGCGGCGAGAACGTGCCGGGCGGGCACAGGCTGCGCCGCTTCTTCGTCTCCGCGCTGCAGTCGCTGCTGTTCAACGAGGTGCTCGCCGCTCGCATCGCTCTGGGGCTCTACGAGACGGTCGTCGCCGGCGACTGGGCCAGGAAGCACGACACCGGCGGCACGTTCCTGGTCGAGGACCCGGCCGCCGAGGCGCCGCGCGCGGCCGGGCTCGAGATCAGCGCCACGGTCCCGCTCTACGGGCGCAAGGTCAAGCCGTCTCCCGCCCGCGCGGGCGAGATCGAGGCCGCTGCGCTCTCGCGGCTCGGGCTCGCGTGGACCGACTTCACGTCGCGCCGCGGCGACAGGCGCCTGACGCGCATCCTGGTCGAGGACCCGTCCGTGAGCGCCGACGGCGACGCCGTCACGCTGCGGTTCACGCTGCCGAAGGGCTCCTACGCGACGTCGGTGCTGCGGGAGGTCATGAAGGTCGACGTCGACGAGCCGTCGACGCCAGCAGACCCAGAGGGCTCCTGA
- a CDS encoding LON peptidase substrate-binding domain-containing protein — protein sequence MAPLDQSHERAGGEVLPVLPLDVVVFPGMTVPVTATEERYKRLVRLALAQESEPKRVITVLAPPSAPIRDMPEHLERYGTLAHLLSVEETDEGYDLVLHGQERCEVKVSRTEDVPDGAGETRPLHFAEYRPAPVVRGDPNAEAVAAWDAIDTFRAYAGAMYKGDTDIDTHLPEDPLYQASFVCANIRVPAVNKQPLLDAPTLTERFDLARHLMLERLRKREQRGRRQRA from the coding sequence ATGGCGCCCCTCGACCAGAGCCACGAACGCGCCGGCGGGGAGGTCCTCCCGGTGCTCCCGCTCGACGTCGTCGTGTTCCCCGGCATGACCGTGCCGGTGACGGCCACGGAGGAGCGGTACAAGCGCCTGGTGCGTCTGGCGCTGGCCCAGGAGAGCGAGCCCAAGCGCGTCATCACGGTCCTGGCTCCGCCCTCGGCCCCCATACGCGACATGCCCGAGCACCTGGAGAGGTACGGGACGCTCGCCCACCTGCTCAGCGTGGAGGAGACCGACGAGGGCTACGACCTCGTGCTCCACGGGCAGGAGCGCTGCGAGGTGAAGGTCTCGCGCACCGAGGACGTGCCCGACGGCGCGGGGGAGACGAGGCCGCTGCACTTCGCCGAGTACCGCCCCGCCCCGGTCGTGCGCGGCGACCCGAACGCCGAGGCCGTGGCGGCCTGGGACGCGATCGACACGTTCAGGGCCTACGCCGGGGCGATGTACAAGGGCGACACCGACATCGACACCCACCTGCCGGAGGACCCGCTCTACCAGGCCTCGTTCGTGTGCGCCAACATCAGGGTCCCGGCGGTGAACAAGCAGCCCCTGCTCGACGCCCCCACGCTCACCGAGCGCTTCGACCTCGCCCGCCACCTCATGCTCGAGCGCCTGCGCAAGCGCGAGCAGCGAGGCCGTCGCCAGCGCGCTTGA
- a CDS encoding cobalamin B12-binding domain-containing protein, giving the protein MDRRIRVLIAKPGLDGHDRGAKVIARALRDAGMEVVYTGLRQTAEMIVSAAVQEDVDAVGLSVLSGAHMHYFRQVVEGLKERGAGDVLVFGGGIVPDQDLPELERLGVGRVFGPGASTDEVVAYLREAVADKVARGP; this is encoded by the coding sequence GTGGACCGCAGGATACGTGTGCTCATCGCGAAGCCTGGCCTGGACGGCCACGACCGCGGGGCGAAGGTGATCGCGCGGGCGTTGCGCGACGCCGGCATGGAGGTCGTGTACACGGGGCTCCGGCAGACGGCGGAGATGATCGTCTCGGCCGCGGTGCAGGAGGACGTCGACGCCGTGGGGCTGTCCGTGCTCTCCGGCGCCCACATGCACTACTTCAGGCAGGTCGTGGAGGGCCTGAAGGAGAGGGGCGCCGGGGACGTGCTCGTCTTCGGGGGCGGCATCGTCCCCGACCAGGACCTGCCCGAGCTCGAGCGCCTCGGCGTCGGCCGCGTGTTCGGCCCGGGCGCCAGCACCGACGAGGTCGTCGCCTACCTGCGCGAGGCCGTGGCCGACAAGGTCGCCCGCGGACCGTGA
- a CDS encoding UbiA-like polyprenyltransferase, which yields MEGRQAGAAARAAASGRPRRDLATYLSLVKIEHSLFALPYAYVGMLLAADGWPGWRTFLLVTLAMVGARTAAMAVNRVVDARLDALNPRTAGREIPSGRLTRWDGVAVAAAGTAALVYAGASLNRLTLALLPVALAFLVAYPYTKRFTWACHLWLGVTIGAAAAGGHVAVTGSFSWVAVLLWLAVAAWVAGFDVIYALLDVAFDRAHGVHSVPARFGVDRAIGFVAALYAVAWLSLLGVGLATTVDPAWPHAPLGPAFTVTSGLVGAYLAQQVRSLLRYRDARAIDAFNVNLALGPLVLLGTVLGLVWR from the coding sequence ATGGAGGGCAGGCAGGCCGGAGCGGCAGCGCGCGCGGCGGCGAGCGGCCGGCCGCGGCGCGACCTGGCGACGTACCTCTCGCTCGTGAAGATCGAGCACTCGCTCTTCGCGCTGCCCTACGCCTACGTGGGCATGCTGCTCGCCGCCGACGGCTGGCCCGGCTGGCGGACCTTCCTGCTCGTCACGCTGGCGATGGTCGGCGCGCGCACGGCGGCGATGGCCGTGAACCGCGTCGTCGACGCTCGCCTCGACGCCCTGAACCCCCGCACCGCCGGGCGCGAGATACCCAGCGGGAGGCTCACGCGCTGGGACGGGGTCGCCGTGGCCGCGGCCGGGACCGCCGCGCTCGTCTACGCGGGCGCGTCGCTGAACCGCCTCACGCTCGCGCTCCTGCCCGTGGCCCTCGCCTTCCTCGTCGCCTACCCCTACACGAAGCGCTTCACCTGGGCCTGCCACCTCTGGCTCGGCGTCACGATCGGCGCCGCGGCGGCCGGCGGCCACGTCGCCGTCACGGGGTCGTTCTCGTGGGTCGCCGTGCTGCTGTGGCTGGCGGTGGCCGCCTGGGTGGCGGGCTTCGACGTCATCTACGCCCTGCTCGACGTGGCGTTCGACCGTGCCCACGGCGTGCACAGCGTCCCCGCCCGCTTCGGCGTGGACAGGGCGATCGGGTTCGTCGCCGCTCTCTACGCCGTGGCCTGGCTGTCGCTGCTCGGCGTCGGCCTCGCGACGACCGTCGACCCCGCCTGGCCGCACGCGCCGCTCGGCCCGGCCTTCACGGTCACCTCCGGCCTGGTCGGCGCCTACCTCGCCCAGCAGGTGAGGTCGCTGCTGCGCTACCGCGACGCCCGCGCGATCGACGCCTTCAACGTCAACCTCGCGCTCGGCCCGCTGGTGCTCCTCGGCACCGTCCTCGGCCTCGTCTGGCGCTGA
- a CDS encoding methylmalonyl-CoA mutase family protein, with protein sequence MKPKDRWLAEEYAEATRSLPERDVPFETLSGIPVEPLYTPEDLEGFDPERDLGYPGTFPYTRGVRASMYRGRLWTMRMFAGFGTAEQTNERFKKLLAAGQTGLSTAFDLPTLMGYDSDHPMALGEVGKCGVAVSSLADMEVLFDGIDPERVTTSMTINSPANAIWAMYLAMAERRGADLRNVGGTIQNDILKEFIAQKEYIFPPRPSVDLVIDTFEWGPKHAPRFNFISVSGYHIREAGSTAVQELAFTLADGMHYVRKALERGLDIDEFAPRISFFFNVHNDFFEEIAKLRAARRIWARQMRDVFGAKDPRSWMLRTHAQTAGVSLTAQQPLVNVARVAIQALAGVLGGTNSLHTDSFDEALALPTEEAATLALRTQQVIAHETGVTNTVDPLAGSYYVESLTNEMERRALEYFRRIDELGGVEAAIEEGFFAREIGDASWHYQREVDDKRRIVVGVNEYVQDHPEVPIQLVDPSVAEVQKERLARVRRERDQAEARAALAELEAAAKEGRNTMPAFMACAHAYCTLGEQMDVLRKVFGVYQEPVLI encoded by the coding sequence ATGAAGCCCAAGGACAGGTGGCTGGCGGAGGAGTACGCCGAGGCGACGCGCTCGCTGCCCGAGCGCGACGTCCCGTTCGAGACGCTCTCCGGCATCCCCGTGGAGCCCCTGTACACGCCTGAGGACCTGGAGGGCTTCGACCCGGAGCGCGACCTCGGCTACCCCGGCACCTTCCCCTACACGCGCGGCGTGCGCGCCAGCATGTACCGCGGACGCCTGTGGACGATGCGCATGTTCGCGGGCTTCGGCACGGCCGAGCAGACGAACGAGCGCTTCAAGAAGCTGCTCGCCGCCGGACAGACGGGTCTGTCTACCGCCTTCGACCTGCCGACCCTCATGGGCTACGACAGCGACCACCCGATGGCCCTGGGCGAGGTCGGCAAGTGCGGGGTGGCGGTGTCGAGCCTGGCCGACATGGAGGTCCTCTTCGACGGGATCGACCCCGAGAGGGTCACGACCTCGATGACGATCAACAGCCCGGCGAACGCGATCTGGGCGATGTACCTGGCGATGGCCGAGAGGCGCGGCGCCGACCTGCGGAACGTGGGCGGCACGATCCAGAACGACATCCTCAAGGAGTTCATCGCCCAGAAGGAGTACATCTTCCCGCCGCGGCCGAGCGTGGACCTGGTCATCGACACGTTCGAGTGGGGCCCCAAGCACGCGCCCAGGTTCAACTTCATCTCGGTCTCCGGCTACCACATCCGCGAGGCCGGGTCGACGGCCGTGCAGGAGCTGGCGTTCACGCTGGCCGACGGCATGCACTACGTGCGCAAGGCGCTGGAGCGGGGCCTCGACATCGACGAGTTCGCGCCGCGCATCAGCTTCTTCTTCAACGTCCACAACGACTTCTTCGAGGAGATCGCGAAGCTCAGGGCGGCCCGGCGGATCTGGGCGCGCCAGATGCGCGACGTCTTCGGCGCCAAGGACCCGCGCTCGTGGATGCTGAGGACTCACGCGCAGACCGCCGGCGTCTCGCTGACGGCCCAGCAGCCGCTGGTGAACGTGGCCCGCGTCGCGATCCAGGCGCTGGCCGGGGTCCTCGGCGGCACGAACAGCCTGCACACCGACTCCTTCGACGAGGCCCTGGCCCTGCCGACGGAGGAGGCCGCCACGCTGGCCCTGCGCACGCAGCAGGTGATCGCGCACGAGACCGGCGTCACGAACACCGTCGACCCGCTGGCCGGCTCCTACTACGTCGAGAGCCTCACGAACGAGATGGAGCGCCGGGCCCTCGAGTACTTCCGGCGCATCGACGAGCTGGGCGGCGTCGAGGCGGCCATCGAGGAGGGCTTCTTCGCCCGCGAGATCGGCGACGCGAGCTGGCACTACCAGCGCGAGGTCGACGACAAGCGGCGCATCGTCGTGGGCGTGAACGAGTACGTGCAGGACCACCCCGAGGTGCCGATCCAGCTCGTCGACCCGTCCGTGGCCGAGGTGCAGAAGGAGCGCCTGGCGCGCGTCAGGCGCGAGCGCGACCAGGCCGAGGCGCGGGCCGCGCTCGCCGAGCTGGAGGCGGCGGCCAAGGAGGGCCGGAACACGATGCCCGCGTTCATGGCCTGCGCCCACGCCTACTGCACGCTGGGCGAGCAGATGGACGTGCTGCGCAAGGTGTTCGGCGTCTACCAGGAGCCGGTGCTGATCTGA
- a CDS encoding C4-type zinc ribbon domain-containing protein: protein MLKRLSDVQALDLQIDALEGERGQVPQELTDLVARVADLESRLERKAQEVADLRRRVNASELELKTLSERRKGAADSAMRAASAKEAAQFQNQELQFATRVQELEEDTLPLLEQLERVTGEHDALRAELDGLQPTLAEMRAREDERVAQVDARIAETRAQRDELAAGVDRPLLRQYEQVRAARRGLALVEIVNGQSCGGCSVRLPIHVVQKVRRGEGVTRCPSCGRILWSGER from the coding sequence ATGCTGAAGAGACTGAGCGACGTGCAGGCGCTGGACCTGCAGATCGACGCCCTGGAGGGCGAGCGCGGGCAGGTGCCTCAGGAGCTCACCGACCTCGTCGCTCGCGTCGCCGACCTGGAGTCGCGGCTGGAGCGCAAGGCGCAGGAGGTCGCCGACCTGAGGCGGCGGGTGAACGCCAGCGAGCTGGAGCTCAAGACGCTGTCCGAGCGCCGCAAGGGCGCCGCCGACTCGGCGATGCGGGCCGCCAGCGCCAAGGAGGCGGCCCAGTTCCAGAACCAGGAGCTGCAGTTCGCCACGCGCGTGCAGGAGCTCGAGGAGGACACGCTGCCCCTCCTGGAGCAGCTCGAGCGCGTCACCGGCGAGCACGACGCGCTGAGGGCCGAGCTCGACGGCCTGCAGCCCACGCTGGCCGAGATGCGCGCCCGCGAGGACGAGCGCGTCGCGCAGGTCGACGCGCGCATCGCCGAGACGAGGGCGCAGCGCGACGAGCTGGCCGCCGGGGTCGACAGGCCGCTGCTGAGGCAGTACGAGCAGGTGCGCGCGGCCCGCCGCGGACTGGCGCTGGTGGAGATCGTCAACGGTCAGAGCTGCGGCGGCTGCAGCGTGCGGCTGCCCATCCACGTCGTCCAGAAGGTCAGGCGGGGCGAGGGCGTGACGCGCTGCCCGAGCTGCGGGCGCATCCTCTGGAGCGGCGAACGCTGA